Proteins found in one Miscanthus floridulus cultivar M001 chromosome 4, ASM1932011v1, whole genome shotgun sequence genomic segment:
- the LOC136549288 gene encoding kinesin-like protein KIN-14N isoform X1: protein MSARGVRPGVLHHKENNPADAQPGKRQRTAAGTGRQPLATAPPEEPMVFAGREDVEALLNEKMKGKNKMDYKGKSEQMMEYIKKVRACIRWLLEREDANLAEIERINGQLEATHKQHSEIVADLENTIEETKSICTELQKQCASLQEALKIVEAEKMDALRSLRDEREARMGVESLRNGLLEDLNRAKLEDKRLNDQIKMLQDTNKRLQEYNTSLQQYNSNLQADATKNAETIAKLQKEKNTMVETMNGLKDHANSVKMQLDMVKSLQNEAAKQKTDLLKEVESLRMELQHVREERDTKSAQVDSLLADIGTYKEMTGKTVIELDSAMAKTSALEETCSSQRKMIETLEIKLAAANEKSKRSDMTASETMTEYENMKKMLESALSRLEEAEQTILDGEKLRKKLHNTILELKGNIRVFCRVRPLLPNESGAVSYPKSGENLGRGIELLHNAQGYSFTFDKVFDHSASQEHVFIEISQLVQSALDGYKVCIFAYGQTGSGKTYTMMGNPELEDQKGMIPRSLEQIFQASQALNSQGWRYKMQASMLEIYNETIRDLLVTNRIAAQDGGPSKYSIKHDANGNTNVSDLTVVDVTSINEVSSLLRRAAQSRSVGRTQMNEESSRSHCVFTLRIFGVNEGTDQQVQGVLNLIDLAGSERLNKSGATGDRLKETLAINKSLSCLSDVIFSIAKKEEHVPFRNSKLTYLLQPCLGGDSKTLMFVNLSPEVSSTGESLCSLRFAARVNSCEIGIPRRQTQTRSSQ, encoded by the exons ATGTCCGCGCGAGGGGTGCGCCCGGGGGTGCTGCACCACAAGGAGAACAACCCCGCGGACGCGCAGCCCGGGAAGCGCCAGCGCACCGCCGCCGGGACGGGGAGGCAGCCACTCGCCACCGCACCGCCGGAGGAGCCCATGGTGTTCGCGGGCAGGGAGGACGTCGAAGCCCTCCTCAACGAGAAGATGAAGGGGAAGAACAAGATGGACTACAAG GGGAAGAGCGAGCAGATGATGGAATACATCAAGAAGGTTCGAGCCTGTATCAGATGGCTTCTTGAGAGGGAAGACGCAAATCTTGCTGAAATCGAGAGGATCAATGGTCAGCTTGAGGCGACACACAAACAACATTCTGAGATAG TGGCTGACTTGGAGAATACTATTGAAGAAACAAAATCAATATGCACGGAACTTCAAAAACAATGTGCATCTCTACAAGAGGCTCTGAAGATAGTGGAGGCCGAAAAAATG GATGCCCTGAGGTCTCTAAGAGATGAAAGGGAAGCAAGGATGGGTGTGGAATCTTTGCGCAATGGACTTTTAGAAGATCTGAACAGGGCAAAGTTGGAGGACAAACGCCTCAATGACCAG ATTAAGATGCTTCAGGACACAAATAAGAGGCTTCAAGAATATAACACAAGCTTGCAGCAATACAATAGCAACCTCCAAGCAGATGCAACAAAGAATGCTGAAACAATAGCAAAGCTGCAAAAGGAGAAGAATACTATGGTCGAGACAATGAATGGTCTGAAAGATCATGCTAACTCGGTAAAAATGCAACTAGACATGGTAAAG TCTTTGCAAAATGAAGCTGCAAAGCAAAAGACCGATTTATTGAAGGAAGTTGAAAGTCTTAGAATGGAGCTTCAGCATGTAAGGGAGGAACGTGACACTAAATCTGCTCAAGTAGATTCTTTGCTGGCTGATATTGGAACATACAAAGAAATGACTGGAAAAACTGTCATTGAGTTAGACAGTGCCATGGCAAAAACCTCTGCCCTTGAG GAAACATGTTCATCCCAAAGAAAGATGATAGAGACATTGGAAATTAAGCTTGCAGCTGCCAATGAAAAGTCAAAG AGGTCTGATATGACGGCCTCAGAAACCATGACTGAGTATGAGAACATGAAGAAAATGTTGGAGAGTGCTCTGTCGCGCCTTGAAGAGGCTGAGCAAACAATTCTGGATGGAGAGAAGTTACGGAAAAAGTTACATAACACAATTCTT GAGTTGAAGGGAAACATCAGGGTATTTTGTAGAGTAAGGCCTTTGCTGCCAAATGAATCAGGAGCGGTCTCATATCCAAAGAGTGGAGAAAACTTAGGCCGAGGCATTGAGTTGTTACATAATG CACAAGGATATTCATTTACTTTTGATAAAGTATTTGATCATTCGGCATCACAAGAACACGTGTTCATAGAAATATCTCAACTCGTCCAAAGTGCCCTAGATGGCTATAAG GTTTGCATATTTGCTTACGGGCAAACTGGTTCCGGTAAAACATATACAATGATGGGCAATCCTGAGTTAGAAGATCAAAAAGGAATGATACCACGATCTCTGGAGCAGATTTTTCAAGCTAGCCAGGCACTTAACTCACAGGGTTGGAGATATAAGATGCAG GCCTCAATGTTGGAGATTTACAATGAGACCATACGCGACTTGCTTGTGACGAATCGCATAGCTGCTCAGGATGGTGGTCCTTCAAAGTACAGTATCAAGCATGATGCCAATGGTAACACAAATGTGTCGGACCTTACGGTCGTTGACGTAACTAGTATCAACGAAGTTTCTTCTCTCCTCAGGCGGGCTGCTCAGAGCAG ATCAGTTGGGAGAACACAAATGAATGAGGAATCATCCAGAAGTCACTGTGTTTTCACTCTTCGGATATTCGGTGTAAATGAG GGAACGGATCAACAAGtgcaaggagtgctcaatcttatAGATCTAGCAGGCAGTGAGCGTCTGAACAAAAGTGGTGCCACTGGTGATCGGCTGAAAGAGACTCTG GCTATCAACAAAAGCTTGTCATGCTTAAGTGACGTCATCTTCTCGATTGCAAAGAAGGAGGAACATGTTCCGTTCAGGAACTCAAAACTGACATATCTGCTCCAG CCGTGTCTCGGAGGGGACTCCAAGACGCTGATGTTTGTGAATCTTTCTCCTGAAGTATCCTCGACTGGGGAGTCTCTTTGCTCGCTCCGGTTTGCTGCAAGGGTGAACTCCTGCGAGATCGGGATCCCCCGGCGCCAAACCCAGACGCGGAGCTCTCAATGA
- the LOC136549288 gene encoding kinesin-like protein KIN-14N isoform X2 gives MSARGVRPGVLHHKENNPADAQPGKRQRTAAGTGRQPLATAPPEEPMVFAGREDVEALLNEKMKGKNKMDYKGKSEQMMEYIKKVRACIRWLLEREDANLAEIERINGQLEATHKQHSEIVADLENTIEETKSICTELQKQCASLQEALKIVEAEKMDALRSLRDEREARMGVESLRNGLLEDLNRAKLEDKRLNDQIKMLQDTNKRLQEYNTSLQQYNSNLQADATKNAETIAKLQKEKNTMVETMNGLKDHANSVKMQLDMVKSLQNEAAKQKTDLLKEVESLRMELQHVREERDTKSAQVDSLLADIGTYKEMTGKTVIELDSAMAKTSALEETCSSQRKMIETLEIKLAAANEKSKRSDMTASETMTEYENMKKMLESALSRLEEAEQTILDGEKLRKKLHNTILELKGNIRVFCRVRPLLPNESGAVSYPKSGENLGRGIELLHNAQGYSFTFDKVFDHSASQEHVFIEISQLVQSALDGYKIFQASQALNSQGWRYKMQASMLEIYNETIRDLLVTNRIAAQDGGPSKYSIKHDANGNTNVSDLTVVDVTSINEVSSLLRRAAQSRSVGRTQMNEESSRSHCVFTLRIFGVNEGTDQQVQGVLNLIDLAGSERLNKSGATGDRLKETLAINKSLSCLSDVIFSIAKKEEHVPFRNSKLTYLLQPCLGGDSKTLMFVNLSPEVSSTGESLCSLRFAARVNSCEIGIPRRQTQTRSSQ, from the exons ATGTCCGCGCGAGGGGTGCGCCCGGGGGTGCTGCACCACAAGGAGAACAACCCCGCGGACGCGCAGCCCGGGAAGCGCCAGCGCACCGCCGCCGGGACGGGGAGGCAGCCACTCGCCACCGCACCGCCGGAGGAGCCCATGGTGTTCGCGGGCAGGGAGGACGTCGAAGCCCTCCTCAACGAGAAGATGAAGGGGAAGAACAAGATGGACTACAAG GGGAAGAGCGAGCAGATGATGGAATACATCAAGAAGGTTCGAGCCTGTATCAGATGGCTTCTTGAGAGGGAAGACGCAAATCTTGCTGAAATCGAGAGGATCAATGGTCAGCTTGAGGCGACACACAAACAACATTCTGAGATAG TGGCTGACTTGGAGAATACTATTGAAGAAACAAAATCAATATGCACGGAACTTCAAAAACAATGTGCATCTCTACAAGAGGCTCTGAAGATAGTGGAGGCCGAAAAAATG GATGCCCTGAGGTCTCTAAGAGATGAAAGGGAAGCAAGGATGGGTGTGGAATCTTTGCGCAATGGACTTTTAGAAGATCTGAACAGGGCAAAGTTGGAGGACAAACGCCTCAATGACCAG ATTAAGATGCTTCAGGACACAAATAAGAGGCTTCAAGAATATAACACAAGCTTGCAGCAATACAATAGCAACCTCCAAGCAGATGCAACAAAGAATGCTGAAACAATAGCAAAGCTGCAAAAGGAGAAGAATACTATGGTCGAGACAATGAATGGTCTGAAAGATCATGCTAACTCGGTAAAAATGCAACTAGACATGGTAAAG TCTTTGCAAAATGAAGCTGCAAAGCAAAAGACCGATTTATTGAAGGAAGTTGAAAGTCTTAGAATGGAGCTTCAGCATGTAAGGGAGGAACGTGACACTAAATCTGCTCAAGTAGATTCTTTGCTGGCTGATATTGGAACATACAAAGAAATGACTGGAAAAACTGTCATTGAGTTAGACAGTGCCATGGCAAAAACCTCTGCCCTTGAG GAAACATGTTCATCCCAAAGAAAGATGATAGAGACATTGGAAATTAAGCTTGCAGCTGCCAATGAAAAGTCAAAG AGGTCTGATATGACGGCCTCAGAAACCATGACTGAGTATGAGAACATGAAGAAAATGTTGGAGAGTGCTCTGTCGCGCCTTGAAGAGGCTGAGCAAACAATTCTGGATGGAGAGAAGTTACGGAAAAAGTTACATAACACAATTCTT GAGTTGAAGGGAAACATCAGGGTATTTTGTAGAGTAAGGCCTTTGCTGCCAAATGAATCAGGAGCGGTCTCATATCCAAAGAGTGGAGAAAACTTAGGCCGAGGCATTGAGTTGTTACATAATG CACAAGGATATTCATTTACTTTTGATAAAGTATTTGATCATTCGGCATCACAAGAACACGTGTTCATAGAAATATCTCAACTCGTCCAAAGTGCCCTAGATGGCTATAAG ATTTTTCAAGCTAGCCAGGCACTTAACTCACAGGGTTGGAGATATAAGATGCAG GCCTCAATGTTGGAGATTTACAATGAGACCATACGCGACTTGCTTGTGACGAATCGCATAGCTGCTCAGGATGGTGGTCCTTCAAAGTACAGTATCAAGCATGATGCCAATGGTAACACAAATGTGTCGGACCTTACGGTCGTTGACGTAACTAGTATCAACGAAGTTTCTTCTCTCCTCAGGCGGGCTGCTCAGAGCAG ATCAGTTGGGAGAACACAAATGAATGAGGAATCATCCAGAAGTCACTGTGTTTTCACTCTTCGGATATTCGGTGTAAATGAG GGAACGGATCAACAAGtgcaaggagtgctcaatcttatAGATCTAGCAGGCAGTGAGCGTCTGAACAAAAGTGGTGCCACTGGTGATCGGCTGAAAGAGACTCTG GCTATCAACAAAAGCTTGTCATGCTTAAGTGACGTCATCTTCTCGATTGCAAAGAAGGAGGAACATGTTCCGTTCAGGAACTCAAAACTGACATATCTGCTCCAG CCGTGTCTCGGAGGGGACTCCAAGACGCTGATGTTTGTGAATCTTTCTCCTGAAGTATCCTCGACTGGGGAGTCTCTTTGCTCGCTCCGGTTTGCTGCAAGGGTGAACTCCTGCGAGATCGGGATCCCCCGGCGCCAAACCCAGACGCGGAGCTCTCAATGA
- the LOC136549289 gene encoding photosynthetic NDH subunit of lumenal location 3, chloroplastic-like yields the protein MATYLNAPPAATTTAASYCHAFSGGSLRLLRPSRPTLHVTCQASSSSSQQQPSPSRRSACVGLGLSFACAVLLRPRAVAATTDAGDEEPANNGWWLTEFPLPTPKIVNKEINNADTGTRSFLKNGIYMADIGPSFAAHAYRLRSTAFDLLALEDLLGKDASNYVNKYLRLKSTFMYYDFDKLISAADDKPPFVDLANRLFDSFETLQEAVTAKDDDRISGRYAETKVILQELMAKMA from the exons ATGGCCACTTATCTCAACGCACCGCCGGCAGCTACCACCACGGCCGCAAGCTACTGCCATGCCTTCTCCGGCGGCAGCCTCCGCCTGCTCCGGCCAAGCCGACCCACGCTGCACGTGACGTGCCaagcctcctcatcctcctcccagCAGCAGCCGTCCCCGTCCAGGAGGTCAGCCTGCGTGGGCCTCGGCCTCAGCTTCGCGTGCGCCGTCCTGCTCCGCCCACGTGCCGTCGCCGCCACAACTGACGCCGGCGACGAGGAGCCGGCCAACAACGGCTGGTGGCTCACCGAGTTCCCCTTGCCCACGCCAAAGATCGTCAACA AGGAGATCAACAACGCCGACACAGGGACGCGTTCCTTCCTGAAGAACGGCATCTACATGGCGGACATCGGCCCCAGCTTCGCGGCGCACGCGTACCGGCTGCGCAGCACGGCCTTCGACCTGCTGGCGCTGGAGGACCTGCTCGGCAAGGACGCCTCCAACTACGTCAACAAGTACCTCCGCCTCAAGTCCACCTTCATGTACTacgacttcgacaagctcatcTCCGCCGCCGACGACAAGCCCCCCTTCGTCGACCTCGCCAACCGCCTCTTCGACAGCTTCGAGACGCTCCAGGAGGCCGTCACCGCCAAGGACGACGACAGGATCAGCGGCCGCTACGCCGAGACCAAGGTCATCCTCCAGGAGCTCATGGCGAAGATGGCCTAG